The following is a genomic window from Tripterygium wilfordii isolate XIE 37 chromosome 19, ASM1340144v1, whole genome shotgun sequence.
ACATAATAACCACTAGGGCATGTTTGTAATAAAAGTCTATCTAGGTATGTTAAATTCGTTGCaccttaatttttctattttatatgCTTATTAGAAGTGGGGAGACtcctttagtttttttttttttatgttggaCGTTAAATTAACTGGATGTAGAAAGCTAAAATGTTGTTCATGCAATCTTACTTTCTTGACAGATTTAGCTGCCCTCTGTCTTCAGATATTCCCTTTTTATTTTATCATCTCCCATCTGCCGGAGGTCTTAGCCTGCCTCAGCCATACGCAGATTTGAACTTATGACCTCCATATATTGAATACATTCTTTGAAGTTAGTTGCAACCTGAAGCAATTCATGGCTAAGTTTcacaatattttgaatttgatttatttgtgtTTTGCAATATGTGCAATAACATTTGCATTTCTCATTGTCTAGTTTGCTGGGCCTTGGGAGTGAATATTTCAAGCATTTTTTGACATCTGGCATATATTATCTGGGCCCGGTAGTACCATAAAGTTATGACCTGTTTTCCAAGATTGAGTAGGAGGCTGGGTTTTTCCACAGAAAGATCCTATGAAGTTGATGACGGTAATCTACTGAAATATCGGAAATCTCAAGTCCACTTTTTTGCTAAGAATTAAGGCTACGTATTAGATTTCTGTAGTTGTCTTTTTTGTTTATTCCTAGATTAACTGTCTTGACGTCTTCTATACTTCTACTAGCACATGGTCTCTTGTCTCTTGATTTCCCTTACTTTTGGGCTAATTCATGTACAGAAGATTGTAATTAGTTTGTATTGTGTACAGAAGTTGCAGGAATCCACAATGTCAAAACTTATAGTTACAAAGAACTAAGCATTGCCACTAATGATTTTACTTTTGCCAATAAAATTGGAGAGGGTGGTTTTGGTTCTGTTTATAAGGTAACTACTTATTTGCATTGTTCATGCTCAAAGAACTTTTGGCATTTCACTATATGTCtactaaaatatatattttcgaTTGCCAGGGACGGCTTAAAAATGGAAAGATCGCTGCCATAAAAGTTCTTTCTGCTGAATCAAGACAAGGTGTTGGGGAATTCTTGACAGAGATTAATGTGATATCTGAAATAGAGCATGAAAATTTGGTTAAGCTCTATGGCTGCTGTGTGGAAGGCAATCATAGGATTCTGGTTTACAACTATCTTGAAAATAATAGCCTCGCACAAACTCTTCTTGGTAATAATATGAAGTGGAAGCTTTTAGAGCATTGTTTTGCAGATTCTGCTAGATATATTGTGATGATATTATATTGTGAAGATACTTTCAATGAATAAGTTTAGAAATTCAGTGTTGATATCCTTTCTTTCCTTATCTGGAGCTCACTCTCTACTATGGTATTATTTGTAGGTGGGGGTCATAGTAGTCTTCACTTTAGTTGGCGGGCAAGATCCAGAATAGCCATTGGTGTTGCACGTGGGTTAGCTTTCCTTCATGAGGAAGTACGACCTCACATTGTTCACAGGGATATCAAAGCTAGCAATATTCTCCTAGACaaagatctaaaccctaaaatctcaGATTTTGGTCTTGCAAAGCTTATCCCGTCTCACATGACTCATGTCAGCACCCGTGTGGCTGGAACCATGTAAGTCACAGCTTTTAGTCATAATGCTCTGATTCtgcatttattttcaaattaacATATAAGCCATTAGAGGTAAAGTTAAGTGGTTGGTTAGTGGGAAAGTTGCTTCATAGCAAGCATTGTGCTGCGCAGGTTCAAACCATGGTAAAATATTTACTGTCAACAGTTGTGATCGAGTCCATGTTGTATCATGCATCGTTGTTGTCATTCCTGATTGTTGAAATTCAGAGTtggggtttaaggttttatgatGTCATATGGGTAGTAAATAGTAATAGTTTTTTACAAGAGTATCCATCTATAGATGTATTTGATTTGTGGATATTTTAACAGTCTTACTATGTTTATGATGAAAAGGAATTTGAAGCAAAAATAGTTTAAAATTTAAGGATTAAACACTTTTTAAGGGAAATTACAGGATTTAAAACCGCAATTACTGTTGTTAATTTTGGTCTCGACATGCCTCCCAAATACGGGCTCATTTCGTACAGCAGTGATTTTGATGAAACACTGTATTTACAAAAGCTTTAGAAAGACAATGGTTAGATGTTAAATGTGGTGGTGATCTTAAGGAAGACCTTTATAACAAACTAAATGTATATTGGAATTAGTAGATATAAATGATAATATCCATACTGAAGATTTCATTTTGCTTaaatttcaatagataaagatatGTTTTCCTAGTCCTTTCATATAAATCCTCCTTATTTTATTCTTCCTCTTCCAGCAAAAGCACCTAAATTGTGCTTCCCCTAATAGAGGTTTTAACCTTCCTATGTCTtcactttgaatttttttttttcaattataaccaaaaatatgaaaagtacTTGTCATAGTAAAAGAGTGCTTTATGCACACCACAATGTATTACCACATAGGGCCTAAAATCTTTGTCTGGTAAATTGTAGTTCTAATGGTAGTCTTCCTTTTCCAAGAAATAGGACTCAAAACATTGTTTGATTGAACACTTTACCACCGATCACATGTCAATTCTAGACCGTACATATTTCTTTTTAtcgttttccttttattttggtACAAAAATTTACTATGATGTGCTTATGTCTGCATTTGTTGCTCTAGAGGTTATCTGGCACCAGAGTATGCAATACGAGGGCAGTTAACACGAAAAGCAGATATATATAGTTTTGGTGTTCTTCTGGTGGAAATAGTCAGTGGGAGATGCAACACAAACACACGGCTGCCAATTGAAGAGCAGTATATCTTAGAACGGGTATGAAATTTAAAGCTTTTAAATGAAAtgaggaaatcaattgttttgaCAAATGATGTTGACTTGTTACTTCTCTTTTGTGAGctgttatttttatattattattatttttttctaatgTTGATGTTTTCTCCAACTTTTCTCAAAATTTTTTGTCAAGTATGTAAGTTGTATAAGTGATGTGAATGCCCTAATCgtataagttaacttattgagttGAATGTCAAAGTAACAAATCCTAACATGGTATCGGTgtaggaggtcttgggttcaaaccttagcttttgcaatttaaactcccaTTTGTTGTTATCCCAACTGTGGGCCATTGTGTGTGTTTTTTGGTGGCTCAAGTGAAGGCCTTGTGTCAGAGTAgtcctagtgttgggcctcgtttaTTGTGCACATGTTGGGCAGTTGAATTGTCCAGCCGACACGcgaggggagtgttagaatatgtataaataatgtgaaatgtcccaacccaacaagttaacatATGGGTTGAACGATAAAGTAACAAATATTAACACACATAGATTGTAACTACGCTGAATTTGACAGTCAAACTCAAAAGAGTGGGCTACATGGGAAAACTCAAACTGTTTCATAGATTGCTTTTTGATAACTTATTTTTCCAGCTGTTCAAGCATTTGGAAATCCCTTGGAGCTTATGCCCAGTTAACATAAAATAAAGACCTTTGCTGAATAGCTCACTTATCTTGTTCCATTATTTTGTTATCCTTCTTGTCTGAAAGAACATTGGTGGCCAGCCTATCATGTCTACAAGCTTATGACATCAAAAGGTGACTATAATGTTCTCATGCATGGATGGAGAAGCTTCCAATAAAATATATGACCTCCCACTTTTACATCATAACATGCATATATGCTGGGTTTGATACCCTTACATATTGTTTAGACATATATGTACAATAACCTCGCACGTATTTCATGAACACTCATAAGCAACTCAAATTTAGCAAAACCATGCTGTGAATTTACCGGAAAATTTTCCACTCATCGCTTCTCATCTGTGAAAAATCTTTCCGAAACATTCATTAGTTTATCAATAATGGATTAACAAATAAATGTGTGCATGGGACACATACATATCTATATTATAAATAATTCTGCAAGGCAGAAGCTAAGGCCAATATCGTTTATACTGTATTTGTCATTAGATGCATGTTAATAAGTGTTCCTAACAATCTATCTagttaaatgttttttttttacttggagATTACCAGGCACTGCGTGTTTAGAGTCTTTGATGGGAAATTCAATAATTGGTTGTAAGAATACATAGTAATAGTGTGGGATGTCCTCTGTATGTATCGTGTATGCATGTTTGCGACAAAAGAGTTTGAAAAGACCATTTTGATAATGGAGTTTCAGATTTGAAGATTTCCTTCTTATTTTCGTCTCGACATAAGAACTACAGCATGTAGTTAGTGCTCTGAAGGTTGCCATTTATTTGATGGATTGGACTATATCTGAAGTTAAGCTTTGGAAGAACTTGGTCTTAATTCTTAGTTGAAGTGCTCAAGTCATAttactcaaaaaaataaaatcgtcTTGAATGAATTTCTCAAATCATATTAACAATTAGAAGTCTCTCACTGTTTCATGTAAAATAGCCTATTTTATGTTTGCCAACTGTTGATGATTTGTGGCTTTTGTTGTTTCAGACATGGGAGCTATATGAGCGGAGGGAGCTGGTTGCTCTGGTAGACACATCATTAAACGGGGATTTCGATGCAGAACAAGCTTGTAGATTCCTAAAGATTGGCCTTCTCTGCACTCAAGACACTCCAAAACTCCGGCCATCCATGTCAATTGTGGTCCAGATGTTAACGGGTCAGATATCCGTTGACAATCGTAAGATAATGAAACCGGGCTTAATTTCCGATTTCATGGACCTCAAGGTACGGGGCTCTCCAAAAACTAAGCCACACTCTAAGATTTCATCTTACACTGCATCTTCTAGCTCGGACACCATTGATAATTCAACCTTCTCATCGGAGACCACAACTTATGCGACAACTTTCACTACCACATATGATAAGAGCGCCGACGTATCAATGTGAAATTCTGTATACCAATTTAATTGATTTGAGATTTTATTCTTCTCAATTTGAAggccttttctttttgtatatTTGACTAGTAGCTTTCTCATGCTCGCTTCATACGTACAAAGGAAGTTTATTGTGTGTTTGATATGGTTAGTAGTTAAAAAGGCGAAAGATATGTTTAGTAGTTAAAGATGTGGCTTCTGTGAATATTTCTAGCCACACGGGTGACTTTATTGCGATATTTGTTCTATATAAAGAACTGGTAATTGATGTCACTTCTATTTTTATTGTGGTTGTTTGATAGAATTTTGTGAACTTTTAAGTGTTGAATTTATTCTTGGCCGGAAAAGGCAGTCTTACTTGAAACTTATCCATTGATGATACTGGGTTCGTGCCTTGTTTCTAGCTTTAAAGTATGAAGGATAACTATATGAATTATCCGTATGATGCAAGTTCATTTCTTTTACAGTAGACTGAAAAATGCGACAGAACGATGATAGATGCAGGCGCATTTATGGGAAAGACTGAAGAAGTTGCGCACACCTTGTTGGAGGAAATAGGTTTGGATCACGTTTTGGGGTTGATTTTGTTGctgaaaaatatatatcttttttttattctcctctctctccctcttggCCGACCCTAGGGTTGGGGTTTCCTTATTGTTTTTTTACTTTCTCACTTCAATTCCAATCATATTTAGGAATGTAAGTGTGTATTGAACCCTTTAATAATTGACTACTAAATCCTTAAGGACTCAATCCTATCCCTTGATCAAAATCAAGTTTGATGAGTAATTAATCTTGACctatgatcaatctttcttaGCCTTAGGCGTGTGACCCCTATAGAGTTCCTTTGGAGTTTTGTTTTTCCTATTTTGTTTATGCAATATCATGATCTCCATATTGTATTAGAAGTCTCCTAGTTTGTAGAAAAGAAATCTTATTCAAGAGTGTCCTAATCATATTAGAAGTTCCTTGTTTGGGAAGGATTCTTTACTAATCCATATGGGTGTTGTCCAACTCTTAAACAACTCATGTAGGTATCCTAATGCAATAATGAGACATTCCCTTGTTGCACTAGAAGTCCTTGGGTGTGTAGCAAAGTGGTCTTGGGCCGTTTGAAAACAATTTGCCAACCCCAAACATTATGGTACATGTTTTTACCCATTACATGGCCCAATTGATTTTTGCATAAACTTTTAAGCCTCAATACAATTAactcttaattatatttttataaaataataatctaATTGTTATTTCATATATTAATAATTGTCCAACAATTATTTCACTCCCTAATTACGTTCATTATCTCATAATTGAACTTTCTTTATTTCCATCAGTCGCATTCGCATTATTGTGTGTAACCTCAATAGGTTCGACATAATCTAGTACAAAACATTAtaataaataatgtattaattgGAACTTTCCAACATTTCATTTGGAACTCTTCCAATCCACGCAATCAAATTGAAACTCTTTCTAATTCTCCTTGCCATTATTAACGAGCAAAGCTTCGGTAAGCCATGGTTAAACACCTAGCAACATCTCATGGCCACCTATATATACAATGAAGAATAGTTCGACAAACCTTTCGTCATGTTAATGTGCAATTCATTCTTTCTATCATACTGTGTCTCAAATAATCATCACGGACATGGATGTATGTCAAGTCCTATGATGAGTCAGTATGTATCTAACTTAACTCTCATGATCTTGAGTAATATAAGAAACTCTTTCTTATCATTGACTCATACTTTGCCCAGAGATTTCTAATCATGGAATTGATTCACCTTAGATTACCAAGCCAAACCAAGGTTGAATCAAAATATCTGGAAATTTAGATTGATAGTTAGGGAAAAATGAGTTTAATCACCTTGACATATCATTGTAAAGAGCTCGTTTGCGAAGCAAGTACGATACACATGGCGTCAAAACCACCCGAATGTCAACCCAATAAGGTCAAAACTTGGAGCTTACGTCCAAAATCTCAAAGATCCTGATTGAATATGCATCGAAAATTCAAGCTGTCGACTATAAACCAAGCACTTGTTGGGAGGCAACTCAATGGGGTAATTTCGTTCCTTTATTCACATTtcatttttgcattttcaattcTCGTTAGATTGTCTTGCTTTTGTGTTGTTCTGTCTCCGTAGTGTCTGTATCATTTTTTATGTCATGataaaatggagtacaataTTTAGTTTAGGTTTGGGGGTGTGGGActcaaataaaaatacaaaaattgtGACTTCAATACCTTGTGTCATTCATGAGTagatttggatgaattttgtgatctttggtGCATTCATGGATCTTGTTATGGGCATATACCCGATTGGGTTTTTCtatcttgagttttatttttttcattttaatattGGACACTTACTGTTTGTAGCGGAATTTGAGTGTTGCGAATAAATGAGATTAGACGATGTGTGCAGGAATAAACCTCTTGGTACAAAGTCCCAAAAAGGGGTGCAAACACGAGAAAAAAATTGGCCTCCAAGGGGCACAaacacaagaagaagaaattgtaaaaaaggcGATTGAATTGAAATGTTATGAAAAGGAATTGACATGTTCTTTTTGAGTCTTTGATTGATCAAACCTTGTAAACTCTAAAATCTAGGCTTATATACATGTTCTACGAAACTGTTAACATTGATATTTACAATTGGATCCGTTGGATTGTTGCCAAGTGTCTCATGTCTTTTAACTGCTCAGTAGTGCTGAATAATCAATTCTTTCTTGGTTGACACGTGTCCCCTACGTCCTGGTGTTGTCACATCTCTTTTGGGCCATAACTCCCACGTTGTCCACTTTCTCCACGGGTTGAGGTGTTTGGATAACTACCATGTTTGATCGATTTACTTCGTTCAGGCTCCCAACTCGTCCAATTGCTGTCTTATTGTGGTCATTCACTTAGTCTCCAGTCAGTTAACTAAATGACCTCATTATACAACATAGCATatagataattttttatatCTAACAATTACCCCCCAATATGGCTTgattaaattcttttgattaaGTTGTATACAATTTTTTGGACATTCTCTGACCTTGTCCTGTTGGGCCTTATATTTTCATTATGACCTAACATTAAATGCTTGACTTGTCTTTCTTTTCACACTCTTGTCATCATATACAACATTGATCTTGGACGACAACTATTTGTAGGCTGATTGGCCCTACTTTTGCCACGTTGGCAAATTCAAATTTCTTGATTTCAATCTAATCATGTTAACCATCACGTTACTCGATTTGGTTAATCGTGCCACTTTCTTCGGATATCGTTGCCCTCATactcaccttttcttttctttttcttgactTTTACTTCCTCTTCTTCACCGCATTGCTTATGTAATTCTCACCATTTTCATAGTTTGTACTTCCCAAACTCCTTAACCATGGTgaaatcttcttcttccaaaGCCAAAAGGACCTCTTCTTATCAAGATTATTGTTCTGCTTTGAACGCGGCTGCTATTGAATCTGATTATCTCTTCCCCCTGAACCTGAATTTGACAATTTCTACCTTAGCCCTGCCTTTGTGGATAGGGACACTGTTTCTATAGCTCCTTCGGGTAAACTATTCCCACTTATAGGCTCCTTACCCTTTACAGAGCCTAGCACCATTCTTACTTGGCTTAAACATGACAATGCTTATCAGACTTTGTATCAGTGCATTGTTAATCATACTCCTTCGCGCGTAATACTCACTCGAGCTGGTATTGTAGACTTACTCTAGCTTTGTACTTCCATTCTTGTTTATGATTCACGCCTTTTTCCCATGGCT
Proteins encoded in this region:
- the LOC119985744 gene encoding cold-responsive protein kinase 1-like, encoding MTCFPRLSRRLGFSTERSYEVDDEVAGIHNVKTYSYKELSIATNDFTFANKIGEGGFGSVYKGRLKNGKIAAIKVLSAESRQGVGEFLTEINVISEIEHENLVKLYGCCVEGNHRILVYNYLENNSLAQTLLGGGHSSLHFSWRARSRIAIGVARGLAFLHEEVRPHIVHRDIKASNILLDKDLNPKISDFGLAKLIPSHMTHVSTRVAGTIGYLAPEYAIRGQLTRKADIYSFGVLLVEIVSGRCNTNTRLPIEEQYILERTWELYERRELVALVDTSLNGDFDAEQACRFLKIGLLCTQDTPKLRPSMSIVVQMLTGQISVDNRKIMKPGLISDFMDLKVRGSPKTKPHSKISSYTASSSSDTIDNSTFSSETTTYATTFTTTYDKSADVSM